TTCCTTCTTTTTGCCATACTTTTCGTATACAGTATAGCCATCGGTCTGGAGATAACCCTTAAAGTTTCCAAGCATAGGCACAGCGGCAATGCCACCACGGGTAGGGCTATAATCAAACAGCACGGTTCCCTCCAATGGAGCGTGGTACACCCAATAATAGCCTTGATGGGCAGCGCCTTTTTTATCGCTGTCCAATACTTTTATTGGGGTTTCATCAACCTGTAAATAACCCTGTGATTTGGTCTGGAAGACGAGTTGTTCATAGAGTGGTTCCAGTTTCTCCAAGGCTTGTCTGGCCCATCCTTCGATTGTTGAGGAAGCTATCTGTATATTTTCTCTGGCAAAGATCTGTTTCTGTCGGTATAGCGGGAGATGATCTTGATATTTACCGGTAAGGATCATCGCAAGCAGGCTCGGCCCAGGGATTCCTTTGTCGATTACACGCTCGGGAAGCTCGGCAATGGCCACGGCAGATTTATCTTTGGCAGCATATTTATAACGGATGTAACGTTTGATATAGAACCTTGCAGGTTCGCATTCCAATTCTTCCGTAATTTCTTTACCGATATAAACCATTTGGGATAGATCACCTTCGGGATGGATTTCAACCTCTTCTACAGGGAGGTGGGCAGGTAATTTAGCACGTCCTTTATGATTAGGTCGTTTACGTACATACTCGATCTTTTCTTTGATTTCCTCCTGTTGCTGTATAACTTCGGCCGGCGCTGCTTCAAAGGGAAGCATGGTCTGATTTGGATCGCCTTCGAATCGCTCACGCTTCTGCCCGAACTGCATACGCTTGTACATAGCGAGTTGGGACTCTAGGTAATCTATCTTTTCATCTCTTTCAACAAGGGCTTGGTCACGACTGGAAATGACCTTGATAAGGTCTTCTTTTGAGAGATTTTCCAGTGCTGTTTCCATACCCTAAAGATACGGAATTACCCGCGCTCATGCAATTAAATGCCGCTTTTAAGGCAAAGTAAAACGTCTTTTTTGAATACTTTTTACGACCTGTATCCCCTCAATCATCAGCACCAGATCACTCCATGACAACTCTCCGTTTTTTATACTGGGCGGTACGAAAGTACCGCTCTCCAGCCGTTTGTAATACAGCACAAAGCCACCCTTCTCCCAATGTAACAGCTTCACGTGCGTACGGCTACGGTTTAGGAACACAAAAACCTCCCCACTGGTAGCTTGCCGCTGCATTCCTGAACTGATCAGTCCACAAAGTCCATCAAAAGACTTCCTCATATCGCAAAAACCATCATAAAGATAAAACCTATGCGATGAGCCTAGCGCAAACATCAGTACAGACGGATCAATTGAGAGAGAAGTCCAAGATCATTTTCTACCTTTATACGTACACCATTGGGATAAATTACCTCAACTTCACTTTTTCTGCAGGCCTTGTCGATGGATATAAAACTCCCCGCAGACGAAACGTTTTCTTTACTGCGCGAATACCAATAATAAAAGGTGGCCTCATTTATCCCTTTTTCTGCGCAGTATCGTTTCTTGCTTATACCGCTTTGTTGCCAGTCTGCTATCAGGGCAAACATCTGTATTCTTTTTTCTTCTTTGCTCATTTAGCAAAGCTCCGCATTATACATCGCTCAGAAAATATGTACTTGGTAGGGCGGATACGTTTTTGTTACTTAGTGATCAAACAATTCGGATCACTGATGGCTGGAAAACCAAAACGAATGAGTCAGATAAAGCAATTAATCAGATTGTACCAGAGCGGTAGCGGAATAAAAACAATCGCCCGCATCCTTGGTATGAGCAAGAATACGGTGAAGTCCTATCTTAAAAAGATGGCCGACGGCGGTTTCAATACGGAAGACCTTCTTAAACAGGAGGATCCCCTGTTGGAAAAGTCGTTCCACGCAGGGATGATAACATTGCATCTCAAAAAGCTTGTTCTAATAATAAAATGGTATTAATAGAAACCTCTGCAATTGATAATGATAGAAAAAGATGTACTATGGCTATTTCTTTTGACAATTAATGTTTATAAAATTAAAGCATGACCAAATCGGAGATTTAGTTTTAATTTTGTCGTTTTATATAGATGATATTGTAAATGAAAATCAATTATAAGCCTTCCTTATCGAGACGGAATACTACAACCATGTATGTAACCAATAATGGATTAAAGGTTTTTTGACCTGTCTTTGAAAAGGTTCCCTTATTTCTGAATAATCAAATTCAAAAATATCTTTTACTGGTAGAATTTGTTGGTTGCAATAATAATCATTCATAGATTCCCGCATCCTATATGCGCCTGAATAATAAGGCGTAAGGGGAAGCTGGCGGGAATTATAGACAGAAATGATATCATCCGTTAGTTTACTAAGGAAAGGTTCGTTCTTTTCGGCTGAAAAACATTCAGGCGCGAAAGTCCCGTTTCTTGGATCTTGCAATAAGTACCCTTTATCCAAATTTGAGATTTTGCGGTAATAATCCGATGAATCCACCAGTTCTATATCCCAATCTACATATATACCTGAATGATGTAGAACAATTAGATACCTTGCTATGTCTGATGCTTCGGCAAGATTTCTAGCATTTATAAAAGCCTGTAGAGCATTAGGATAATTAATGGAAATAAAGTCTGATATCTCCACATGATTCCAATATTTTATCTTGAACCCAAAATTTTTCATTTTTGTCCATGAAGTTAAGCATTTATATATAAGTGAATTGGGAATATCAGATAGTAAAATTTGATGAATAATTGGCTCAATCATATCTCTCGTTATAAATTATTAATATGCCCTTTGTTTTTCTTTATCACTGATAAAGTTTCTTTGTCTAGCACTGATGTTCATGCTGCCAAACCTAAAAGATATTGATAGTCTAATGCTTCGACTATCATAATAATTGTCATACGTTTGTTGTACACTGTTGACAATCGCTTTTAGTTTACCTTGTTGTGTTTTGAGAATATCATTAGCAAATAGTGCGAGGTCCCATTGTTCGTTTATTTTGTATCTAAAATTTAGGTTTACATTAAACCGTGGTGATCTTCGAAAAATACCTGTAATCTGAGGAGAATAATAAAAACTTGATAATTGGGTGGTAATCTTTTTACTAACTTTGAAATTGTTGTCTAAGCTTAAATAGATAACATTTACATTATAATCCGGAACGATTTTATTGTCATATTGTTTTATGTTCCTGTGGTATCCATTGAATACGAAGCTGCTTTCAAGCCAGTTACTTTTACGCAAAGTATAAATTGCTGTAAACCCAACTGTTGACATATCATAAAAATTTTGCATGGTGTCAACTACCATCTTTGAGTTTTCATATGGTATGGCAGTTTGAGCAATTTGTTCTTTTGCAAAATTGGTATAAAGTGAAAGATTTAAATTACTATTGTTGGAATAATTCATCTCTATATTATGAGAAAAAGATGGTAATAAATAAGGGTTTCCAACAGTATAGTAATATTTTGAAATATATCTAGCAAATGGATTCATTGCAAGAAAAGCAGGCCTCTCTATTCTTCTTCCATATCCAAGTGAAAAAGCGTTCTTTTCGTTAATTTTATATGAGGTGTAGAGTGTCGGAAAGAATTTCATGTATTTATTCTCATACTTCTTTACTAGGGTATTTGAAATACCTTCTGTAGTTGTATTTTCAATTCGAAGGCCCGCTTTAAGGTCTATTTTTTTACTAATTGCGGTATTAATAGAGAAAAATAGTGAGCCAATATTTTCTTTGAATTCAAACTCATCTGAATAATTGAAAATGGTATCTGTAATTCTAGAAGTTGCGACAGACTGTAAATTATTTCTATTACGAGAAGTTGAGAAGTTTATACCATAATTGATGTCAAACATTTTAATTTTTTGCTCAACATCTAAATTAAAGGAAGTATTTGTAAAAACATTCTGGCCATTATTTCCTGAATACCATTTATTGTTCTGGATAG
The genomic region above belongs to Sphingobacterium zeae and contains:
- the tnpA gene encoding IS66 family insertion sequence element accessory protein TnpA, with translation MSKEEKRIQMFALIADWQQSGISKKRYCAEKGINEATFYYWYSRSKENVSSAGSFISIDKACRKSEVEVIYPNGVRIKVENDLGLLSQLIRLY
- a CDS encoding glycosyltransferase family 32 protein, which produces MIEPIIHQILLSDIPNSLIYKCLTSWTKMKNFGFKIKYWNHVEISDFISINYPNALQAFINARNLAEASDIARYLIVLHHSGIYVDWDIELVDSSDYYRKISNLDKGYLLQDPRNGTFAPECFSAEKNEPFLSKLTDDIISVYNSRQLPLTPYYSGAYRMRESMNDYYCNQQILPVKDIFEFDYSEIREPFQRQVKKPLIHYWLHTWL
- a CDS encoding helix-turn-helix domain-containing protein; protein product: MSQIKQLIRLYQSGSGIKTIARILGMSKNTVKSYLKKMADGGFNTEDLLKQEDPLLEKSFHAGMITLHLKKLVLIIKWY
- the tnpB gene encoding IS66 family insertion sequence element accessory protein TnpB (TnpB, as the term is used for proteins encoded by IS66 family insertion elements, is considered an accessory protein, since TnpC, encoded by a neighboring gene, is a DDE family transposase.) — translated: MFALGSSHRFYLYDGFCDMRKSFDGLCGLISSGMQRQATSGEVFVFLNRSRTHVKLLHWEKGGFVLYYKRLESGTFVPPSIKNGELSWSDLVLMIEGIQVVKSIQKRRFTLP
- the tnpC gene encoding IS66 family transposase codes for the protein METALENLSKEDLIKVISSRDQALVERDEKIDYLESQLAMYKRMQFGQKRERFEGDPNQTMLPFEAAPAEVIQQQEEIKEKIEYVRKRPNHKGRAKLPAHLPVEEVEIHPEGDLSQMVYIGKEITEELECEPARFYIKRYIRYKYAAKDKSAVAIAELPERVIDKGIPGPSLLAMILTGKYQDHLPLYRQKQIFARENIQIASSTIEGWARQALEKLEPLYEQLVFQTKSQGYLQVDETPIKVLDSDKKGAAHQGYYWVYHAPLEGTVLFDYSPTRGGIAAVPMLGNFKGYLQTDGYTVYEKYGKKKEVTHLACWAHARREFEKALDNDKARAEKALLMIQKLYAIERKAKHENLSAEQIKELRLTESLPIINELGKWIFEEIKSTLPKSQIGKAMAYAYARWDALSAYLYDGNLHIDNNLIENAIRPVALGRKNYLFAGSHEAAQRAAMIYSFFASCKKHEVNPFQWLKHTLENIMSINHKNLKDLYPQNFKKSADL